The SAR202 cluster bacterium genomic interval CAAGCCCCCCCCGCGGTGACATCTGCCCCTTGCCTTAAGACACCCGCCTCCCCTAGACTGTCCAGGCCCCATGAACACCAACCCCACCAAACTAAAAATCGCTATTGGCGCCGACCATGGCGGCCTCCCCCTCAAGGTCGACTTGCAAAAATGGCTCCACTCCCAGGGCTATCAAGTCCTCGACCTCGGCGCCTACTCCAATGACCCCGCCGACGACTATCCCGACTTCGCCTACGCCGTCGCCAAAGCCGTCGCCGTCGGCCAGGCGCAAAAGGGCCTGGTAATCTGCGGCAGCGGCGTCGGCGCCAGCATCACCGCCAACAAAGTTCCCGGCATCCGCGCCGCCCTCTGCCACGACACCTACTCCGCCCGCCAGGGCGTGGAACATGACGACATGAACGTCATATGCATGGGCGCCCGCATCATCGGCATTGAGCTCGCCAAAGAAATCGTCTCCGCCTTCCTCAACGCCCGCTTCATAGACGAAGGCCGCTACCGCCGCCGCCTCAACAAACTCCTCGCCATTGAAGCCGAAAGCCTCAAGTCCTCCAGACCAGCCAACAAACGCTAGAAGATCGTCAGTGGGGCTGGCTTTATGAACCTTCTTTCTTCTTTCCTCTCCCTTGATGGGAGAGGATTAAGGTGAGGGTGAAACGCTAGCACCAAGGTATCTGTATCAAAACCAACCCGACTAAGACTCCTTCTCTTCAGCAGGGAAGTTTAGGAATGGGGTTTCCCTATAACCCCGCCCCCTTAAACTCCTGCCCCCTCTTCGCCATCCCCGTCGCCGTCCGGCGCATCCTCTCCACCTGCGCCTGCGTAACCTTCCGCTTCACCTCCCCAGGCACCCCCGTCACAAACGACTCATCCGGCACATCCTGTCCCGCCAGCACCACCGCGTTCGCCGCCACCAGGCACCGCTTCCCCACCGTCGTCCGATTCAGTATCGTGCTGTTATTCCCCATCAACGACCCTTCGCCGATGCG includes:
- the rpiB gene encoding ribose 5-phosphate isomerase B — translated: MNTNPTKLKIAIGADHGGLPLKVDLQKWLHSQGYQVLDLGAYSNDPADDYPDFAYAVAKAVAVGQAQKGLVICGSGVGASITANKVPGIRAALCHDTYSARQGVEHDDMNVICMGARIIGIELAKEIVSAFLNARFIDEGRYRRRLNKLLAIEAESLKSSRPANKR